A window of Bacillus sp. DX3.1 genomic DNA:
ATAATTGTATATTTAAAAAGAGCGGTGATAAAATGGGACTGAGACTCTTTCGGTATTTTCTTTTTTTCTTAGGATTGACTTTCTTCGGACTCGGCAACGCTATTGCGGTAAAGGATAAAGTGAAACTTTAATCAGTAGGGGTTTTCTTCATCCCTCACTGATTATTAGCCCTCACCAATCGGGCTTTTACAGGCAGTTTATCCCCCACCTAACTTCTTTGCTCCTTGCAGAACTTTGAGGTGGGGGAATTACTGCCCACAAATAGCGGGATAAACAAATAATTGCGGACTATAATCTGCAGAGCGCAAAGGATTACTCTCTCAAAATTGTCTTATAAAGATAAGGAGAATGATCTCTTGAAAATTGAAGAGGCATTTGGAGTTACGTTACAAAAACACAGAACTCTTTCCAAAATGAGTCAAGAACAATTAGCACTTAATTCTAGCTTAGATAGAACTTATAGTACAATCTTTGCACCAAAACCCCTTTTCGGCATTTCAAGATTTCTTCCTTGCCTAGCACTCGCTAATTCAATAGTGACGTGACTACTTATTTTTTTCAACTTTGTAACAGAAAGGCATTTATTCATGCAGGTGCTGTATAGCATGTTTTGTTTTTTCTAATTGCTTTACTGTAAATTCATATTGAGAAGACGAGTATGCAAAGAAAACAACATCGACTACTAATAGTTGAGCAAATCGAGAACTTGTTGCTGCACTACGAAATTTCGCTTCGGGTGCACGTGCTGTAAATAAAGATACATCTGCTAGCTCAGAAATCTTACTGTTCCCTAAACGAGAAAGACTAATTGTTTTCAGCCCAAGCTCTTTTGCTGTTTTCATTAGCTCTATTACATCCCTTGTTTCTCCACTATAGGAGACTCCCCAAAGTAATGCATTTTCTGATTGAGTAGCCATTGCTACTGCTAACAAATGGCGATCTGAAATTGCATAAGCTTTTTTACCTAGACGAATCCATTTCTGTGCTACATCCTCTGCAATAAGAAAAGATGCCCCTACTCCATAAATATAAATAACTTCTGCATCTCTTAGGAAATTCACTGCTTTTCCAATAGATTTCGTTTCTAATTGACCCACTGTATCATGAAGTGTTTGTACTGTATTAGATAACGTTTTATCAATAATTGACTGCGCTTTTTCATTAGGTTCAATATCAAAATACCCTACATGATGCATATGCTCTACTTCAGCGTATAGACGTGCTTTCAAATCCGGAAAACCCGTCACCCCTAATGATCGACAAAAGCGAACAACAGCCGCACTACTTGCTTCTGCTTCTTTTGCTACTTGATGTATTGTCATATGGGTTACTTCTTTTGTATGAGAAAGAATATATTCTGCTATCTTTTTCTCTGAGACAGGTAACTCACCTAAAATTAATTCTATTTGTGTTCGAATACTATTTACTGCCAATTGTTTCATCTTCTTTCCATTTATACTTTTCCTATTTAACTCCAGCGTTTCGCTTCCTTTGTAAAAAAATTTACCTATTACTTGCTCGTGAATGATTAACAGTTTTTTCTAGTTTATTATATAAAAAAAAGTACGACTATCCAAAGGATTAATCGTACTCTCTCAAAATTCCGCACTATTATTCTTGTTCCACCATTGCTTCTTTTGGTACACCAAAGAAATATGTGAGAACAAATCCAGCAGCATATCCAGCAAATAATCCAATTACATAGTTCAACCATGCTCCGTTTGCAATTAATGGAATTAAAGCCATACCCGATGGTCCAATTGCAATTGCGCCAACGTGACCCAATAAACCAATAACTGCTCCGCCAATACCTCCGCCAATACAAGCTGTAATAAAAGGACGTCCTAGTGGCAATGTTACACCGTAAATAAGCGGTTCACCAATTCCAAGGATACCAACTGGAAGTGCACCTTTTATCATATTTGTTAATGACTTATTCTTTCTGCAGCGAAGCCATAATGCAATTGCTGCACCAACTTGTCCAGCACCTGCCATTGAAAGAATAGGAAGTAATTGTGTCGCACCTATTGTATTAATCATTTCAATATGAATTGGTATTAATACTTGATGCAGCCCTAACATAACAAGTGGTAAGAACGCTGCTCCAAGTACAAACCCTGAGAATACACTTCCGTGTACTAATGTCCAGTTAATTGCACCAATTAAATTATTTGATATAAAACCAGCAAATGGCATAATGAAGAAAATTGTAATTAGTCCAACTACTAACAATGCAATTGTTGGTGTAACAATAATGTCTATTGCATCAGGAACAAATTTACGTAATTGCTTTTCAACAATTGATAAAATCCAAGCAGCTAATAGAACACCAAGTACTCCACCTTGTCCTGGTGATAGTGGTTGACCGTTGAATATATTGTGTATTGGAAGGTCAGCTGTTACGCCTGTTAAAAGCGTTACACCACCGATTACTCCACCAAGAGATGGTGTTGCCCCAAATTCTTTTGCTGCATTAATTCCAACATAAATAACCAAGTAACCAAATATTGCATTTTTAATAACGTTAAAAATGGTTACATATTGCTGCCATGTAGCACTGTCTAAGTTTCCCGCAGTAATGTTATTTGACAAAATCGATGCAATCCCCGCAATTAAACCAGCTCCAACAAATGCTGGTATTAAAGGGATGAATATACTTCCAATTTTCCTCAAAAATGTTTTGAAAGGTGTACTATTCTTTTTCTTTAATTCAGCTTTCATTTCTGCACCTTTTGCTTGTAAATCTTCAGCAGAAGAAGATGGTGCGCTAACAGATTTATCTTTTTTCTGTGCTACAGCAATATTGAACTGCTCTGCTACTTTTGTAACAACACCCGGCCCAAGAATAACTTGATACGTTTCATCATCAACAACTCCAAGAACTCCGTTAACTTTTTTTACAGCTTCTTCATTAATTTTGCTTCGATTTACTGGTGTTATACGAAGACGTGTCATACAATTTGTATAAGATGCTACATTCTCACTTCCACCAATAGCCTCTAATATTTCAGATGCCATATTATGATATTTACTCATGATAAACACCTCGCTCACTTTCTATTATTTAACTGCTTGACGAATAAAACCTTGAGTTTCTTCTAATCGTTGCACTGCTTCTTCTTTTGAAAAACCTGTTAAAATCATTACAATTGCAATTTTCGGCTTATTATCAGCCTTTGCTAAATATAATTCAGCTGTTTCATAGTCACAAGACGTAGCTTCCATTACAATACGTTTGGCACGTTCTACAAGCTTTTTGTTTGTTAATTGTACATCTACCATCAAGTTTCCATATACTTTTCCAACCCCAACCATAGATGCTGTTGAAAGCATATTACAAACTAATTTTTGAGAAGTACCAGATTTCAATCGAGTAGAACCCGTTAATACCTCTGGTCCATTATTAACTTCAATAGCAATATTTGCCTTTTTCCCAATTGCTGAACCTTTATTACAACTTACTGCTACTGTTTGTGCTCCAATAGAATTCGCATATTCTAAACCACCAATTACATATGGAGTACGTCCACTTGCAGCAATTCCTACTACGATGTCTTTATTCGTTAAATGAATGTCCTTTAAATCTTGAATTCCTAATTCTTCACTGTCTTCTGCGCCTTCTACTGCTTTGATAAAAGCTTTCTCGCCACCAGCAATTAATCCAACTACTTCTTCAGGTTCTGTACCAAAAGTTGGCGGACATTCAACTGCATCTAGCAAACCAATGCGACCACTTGTTCCAGCACCAATATAAATTAAGCGTCCTCCTTTTCTTTTCGCTTCTACAATTGCTTCTACTGCCTTTGCAATTTGTGGAAGTTCTAACTTCACTCCCTCTGCTACTTTTGCATCCTCTTCGTTCATTACTGTAAGAAATTCTATTGTTGACATTTCATCTAAGTTCATTGTTTTTTCATTACGGGTTTCTGTTGTTAAATTTTCTAACATATCTATATCATCCTTTTCTTTTTATTGAAAGCATTTACTGAAATCGTTTTCTTTTTCTTGAAAGTATTTACCGAAAACGTTTTCTTTATCTGAATACAGAATACCATCTTTGAAATATAATTTCAATATTTTTTTACATAACTTAAAATTTAATTTCAATAATTATAAAAAAAACACCTATACCGGGTCTGTGTAGCGATACTTCTTTGCTTTTTGCTGAATTTTGAGATGGAGGTTTTACTGCCCATGAATAGCGGGATAAACCTATAAAATGAAATTTTTAGACCTTAAAGGGGTCCCTCCATCGCTATTAAGTTAATAAATTCGTTGTTCCCAAAACGAAAACAATGAGCTGAATTCTCATAGACAAATGTGG
This region includes:
- a CDS encoding MurR/RpiR family transcriptional regulator yields the protein MKQLAVNSIRTQIELILGELPVSEKKIAEYILSHTKEVTHMTIHQVAKEAEASSAAVVRFCRSLGVTGFPDLKARLYAEVEHMHHVGYFDIEPNEKAQSIIDKTLSNTVQTLHDTVGQLETKSIGKAVNFLRDAEVIYIYGVGASFLIAEDVAQKWIRLGKKAYAISDRHLLAVAMATQSENALLWGVSYSGETRDVIELMKTAKELGLKTISLSRLGNSKISELADVSLFTARAPEAKFRSAATSSRFAQLLVVDVVFFAYSSSQYEFTVKQLEKTKHAIQHLHE
- a CDS encoding PTS transporter subunit EIIC, with the translated sequence MSKYHNMASEILEAIGGSENVASYTNCMTRLRITPVNRSKINEEAVKKVNGVLGVVDDETYQVILGPGVVTKVAEQFNIAVAQKKDKSVSAPSSSAEDLQAKGAEMKAELKKKNSTPFKTFLRKIGSIFIPLIPAFVGAGLIAGIASILSNNITAGNLDSATWQQYVTIFNVIKNAIFGYLVIYVGINAAKEFGATPSLGGVIGGVTLLTGVTADLPIHNIFNGQPLSPGQGGVLGVLLAAWILSIVEKQLRKFVPDAIDIIVTPTIALLVVGLITIFFIMPFAGFISNNLIGAINWTLVHGSVFSGFVLGAAFLPLVMLGLHQVLIPIHIEMINTIGATQLLPILSMAGAGQVGAAIALWLRCRKNKSLTNMIKGALPVGILGIGEPLIYGVTLPLGRPFITACIGGGIGGAVIGLLGHVGAIAIGPSGMALIPLIANGAWLNYVIGLFAGYAAGFVLTYFFGVPKEAMVEQE
- the murQ gene encoding N-acetylmuramic acid 6-phosphate etherase — protein: MLENLTTETRNEKTMNLDEMSTIEFLTVMNEEDAKVAEGVKLELPQIAKAVEAIVEAKRKGGRLIYIGAGTSGRIGLLDAVECPPTFGTEPEEVVGLIAGGEKAFIKAVEGAEDSEELGIQDLKDIHLTNKDIVVGIAASGRTPYVIGGLEYANSIGAQTVAVSCNKGSAIGKKANIAIEVNNGPEVLTGSTRLKSGTSQKLVCNMLSTASMVGVGKVYGNLMVDVQLTNKKLVERAKRIVMEATSCDYETAELYLAKADNKPKIAIVMILTGFSKEEAVQRLEETQGFIRQAVK